DNA sequence from the Longimicrobiaceae bacterium genome:
CGTGGGACGTTGTCCCGGTCCCACCACCGATCACGCCGCGGCCGCGGTACCCGCCGGAAGCGCACGAACGCTTCCGGCACCGGCGGAAGAGGCTCCCGGTGGCCGGATCGGCCTGTTAGTACGCGACAGCAGATGCATTACGCGGGCCAGCCGCGTCCGGCGCCTCGTCGAGCAGCGCGCGCCAGGCGCGGGCGAGGCGGACCATGGCGGCGCGGGCGTCCGGGTTGACGCCGGTCAGGTGGATGAAGCCGTGCCCCTGCCCGGAGACGAGCAGGCGCCGCACCGGCGTCCCCGCCGCCTCCAGCGCGTCGGCGTAGGCGGCGCCCTCGTCGCGCAGGATGTCGAAGCCGGCCGTGACCACCAGCGCGGGGGGGAGCCCCGAGAGGTCGGGCGCGTGCAGCGGGGAGACGCGCGGGTCGGCGCCAGTCACGCCGGTGCCGCCCAGGTAGTGGCCGGTGAACGCGGCGCGGTCCGCGCGGCTG
Encoded proteins:
- a CDS encoding alpha/beta hydrolase fold domain-containing protein gives rise to the protein VAMGGDSAGANLTTVAALLAREEGPAPAAQLLVYPATDSVTPRPSQALFSEGFFLSRADRAAFTGHYLGGTGVTGADPRVSPLHAPDLSGLPPALVVTAGFDILRDEGAAYADALEAAGTPVRRLLVSGQGHGFIHLTGVNPDARAAMVRLARAWRALLDEAPDAAGPRNASAVAY